From a single Adhaeribacter swui genomic region:
- a CDS encoding helix-turn-helix domain-containing protein yields MKKALLRGNDLLFGLNPDSASVFQKPVQFAEYTWLFIAEGTGIYHADFAVFPVKAPVLVFATPLQQIFMEQQTPVQLTALQFHGDFYCIEYHKVQVACNGLLFNNIYLEPCVKLTVAEARIFQQLLQDLNADFDPQRPDETVLRSYLQLLLAKSSSIKLRALAEPPVLKEQDELMNRFKDLLEQHFLFLHKPADYAELLAITTNSLNKRSKKYFGKTPSELIQERLILEAKKQLHLTRLSIKEIAYKLQFNDEFYFSRFFKKFTHVSPQAFRDLTGISVVADLVA; encoded by the coding sequence ATGAAAAAAGCGCTTCTACGAGGAAACGATTTGTTATTTGGCTTAAACCCGGACAGCGCCAGTGTGTTTCAGAAGCCGGTTCAGTTTGCCGAATACACTTGGTTGTTTATCGCGGAAGGCACCGGTATTTACCACGCCGATTTTGCGGTTTTCCCAGTTAAAGCGCCGGTGCTGGTTTTTGCTACGCCTTTGCAGCAAATTTTTATGGAGCAGCAAACCCCGGTGCAGCTAACGGCGCTGCAATTTCACGGCGACTTTTACTGCATCGAGTACCACAAAGTACAGGTAGCCTGCAACGGACTCCTTTTTAATAATATTTACCTGGAGCCGTGCGTAAAGCTTACGGTGGCCGAAGCCCGCATATTTCAGCAATTATTACAAGACTTAAATGCCGACTTTGATCCGCAACGCCCCGATGAAACGGTGTTACGTTCTTATCTGCAGCTTTTACTGGCCAAATCGAGCAGCATTAAACTACGGGCTTTAGCCGAACCTCCGGTTTTAAAAGAACAGGATGAGCTCATGAACCGGTTTAAAGATTTACTGGAGCAGCATTTTTTATTTTTACATAAGCCCGCGGATTACGCCGAACTACTCGCCATAACCACCAACAGCCTGAACAAGCGCAGCAAAAAGTATTTCGGCAAAACACCCTCGGAACTGATCCAGGAACGGCTGATTCTGGAAGCTAAAAAGCAACTGCATTTAACCCGTTTAAGCATCAAAGAAATAGCCTATAAGCTACAATTCAACGATGAGTTTTATTTCAGTCGGTTTTTTAAAAAATTTACCCACGTATCGCCCCAGGCTTTTCGTGATCTAACGGGTATTTCGGTGGTAGCGGATCTGGTGGCTTGA
- a CDS encoding DoxX family membrane protein translates to MNQTSFLLFRVAIGMSLLGHGLVRLPKLATFSQWMVGLFAKSMLPEFLVTPFSYLLPIAEFVIGLLLVLGLFTRPALMAGAWMMIFLIFGTCLLENWDALPSQLIHVAFLAGLLNFTQSNTWALDHVIFKNNARG, encoded by the coding sequence ATGAATCAAACTTCTTTCTTATTATTCCGGGTAGCCATTGGCATGAGCTTACTGGGGCACGGCCTGGTGCGCTTGCCCAAACTGGCAACCTTTAGCCAATGGATGGTGGGGCTTTTTGCGAAATCCATGCTCCCCGAATTTCTGGTAACGCCTTTTAGTTATTTGTTACCTATTGCCGAGTTTGTAATTGGCTTATTGCTGGTTTTGGGCCTGTTTACCCGCCCCGCTTTAATGGCCGGCGCCTGGATGATGATTTTTTTAATTTTTGGCACTTGCCTCCTCGAAAACTGGGATGCTTTGCCCTCGCAACTCATTCACGTGGCTTTTTTGGCCGGCTTACTAAATTTTACCCAAAGTAACACCTGGGCGCTGGATCATGTAATTTTTAAAAATAATGCCCGAGGTTGA